The Bombina bombina isolate aBomBom1 chromosome 12, aBomBom1.pri, whole genome shotgun sequence sequence caaaggaaaaacctccgaagtggaaggttcatcaaagaaactattaagtttactagatttcgtaggagtgacaacgacaggggtatcagagtcatctaaagtagctaaaacctcctttaacaatacaagcttaaatctgaaggataccacctctcagaaggaggaattatactgtccgaatctgagatttcgccctctgaaagtcccgatgtatcttcctcatcagatttatgagaaagggcaacttgggaagcagaactgaggacaggcatcgTACTttatgaatttctagatttcctcttgcgttttccctgtaatctgggaatggcagctcaTGCCGCAGATAATGCTGAAGATACCTTGGCAGCGAttactgcttttaaataaactctacAAGGGGttttagaggaaccgcagggcactgcatgtgacgccattgaggcttgggacgtagcaggagaaatcagaggtattattttaacagcatcaaacattaggctcaaaaatgttacctttattttgcaaggttttcttgacacatgaagaacaaaatggcataggagctgcaatttgtgcatctaaacataataagcatgaattcatgagagcaggctcttgctccatatcagacatgttgtgaaaccgtaaataaacttgtacagataagattcaaatattttaatattcaattaaaataatctaaggaaaaaatatagatatacatttttaataaccacACCGTAGTCATAGCCTGACATGTCTGGCACTCAGTacctatttaaatacatatgttgcCAAAAATCAATTGCAAGGAACACCCacatttaaacaaacaaacattacgTATATACAATCTGTGTTAAAGTGCAATAAAATATCCCCTTATCTTACAAACTTCTAGAatattagggtatatatatatatatatatatatatatatatatatatatatatacacacacatacacacacacatatataaattcattttttatatattggcaagagtccatgagctagtgacgtatgggatacagtATACAATCCTatctggaggggcaaagtttcccaaacctcaaaatacctataaatacacccctcaccacacccacaattcagtttaacgaataaccaagtagtggggggatagaaaaaggagtaaaaaagcggAACTGGAAAaagaattgtgcttttatacaaaaaaatcataaccacaagaaaaagggtgggtctcatggactcttgccaatatgaaagaaatgaatttatcaggtaagttcttacataaataatgttttctttcatgtaattggcaagagtccatgagctagtgacgtatgggatagaaatacccaagatgtgttagtccacagaagagtcactagaaagggtgggataaaataaaaacagccattttccgctgaaaaaattaaatccacaaaaaataattttttctcataaattgaaagaaaaaaacataagcagaagaatcaaactgaaacagctgcctgaagaacttttctaccaaagaaacttcttcagaagaagcaaatacataaaaatggtaaaatttagtaaatgtatgcaaagaagaccaagttgctgctttgcaaatctgatcaactgaagcttcattcttaaaagcccaagaagtggagactgatctagtagaatgagctgtgattctctgaggcggagactgtcccgcctcaaaATAAGccagatgaatcaaaagctttaaccaagatgccaaagaaatggcagaagctttctgaccttttctagaaccagagaagacaactaatagactagaagtcttcctgacatctttagtagctgcaacataatatatcaaagctcttacaacatccaaagaatgtaaagatctttcaagagcattcttgggattaggacacaaggaaggaacaacaatttcactaCTAATGTCCGCAAAATagcctaatcctgatgaaaaatcaaaaaaagagagactcacaagagagagcagaaacttcggaaactcttctagcagaagagatagccaaaagaaacaacactttccaagaaagtagtttaatatccaaataatgcataggctcaaaaggaggagcctgcaaagccttcaaaaccaaattaagacttcaaggaggagagattgatttaatgacaggcttgatacgaaccaaagcctgaacaaaacagtgaatatcaggaagcttagcaatctttctgtgaaataaaacagaaagagcagagatttgtccctttaaagtacttgcagacaaaccttaatccaaaccatcctgaagaaactgtaaaattctagtaattctaaaagaatgccaggaaaatttatgagaagaacaccatgaaatataggtcttcatatatatatatatatatatatatatatatatatatatatatatataaataaaaacacgggtggggtcagcactctcaggacggaccgggtacacatactatgaccctgtaacatgcacagccctgtgtgcaaaacagcactctcaggaagctgcactgtcaccagagtcacaggcagttaaccccagacaggcctgggtgcaaggcccaaacagggaaaattacaaaaaaaataatacatcaatatagcacacagagaaagtccagcactcactcacaatctctcaactaagataaaaagcagcaacggaagaattagttaccgcatctggccaaatgggacaagcccaggtaccttgtcaaggtctcttccaaaaacctgggtccctaaacagcaacacaatgcaggctcacattcaaacaactgtgaaaaaatggagggtgcacaagcttatgtaatctccccaaacatatacaaaacacgggtatacatgtatatacatacacacccttcTCTGGTATATATCTATGTTCtggtatatatatatctagacatgaatatgtgtgtgtatacaccctTCTttggtatatatctatctatctatgtatgtatgtgtatatatatatatatatatatatatatatatatatatatatatatatatacatacatacatacatacatacacacatatatatatatatacacacacacatatatatatacatacacccttgtctggtatatatctatatataaatgtgtgtgtgtgtgtactcccTTTTctggtatatatctatatataaatgtgtgtgtatacaccctTTTTTGGtatatatctagatataaatatatgtgtgtgtgtatacacccttctctggtatatataaatatgtgtgtgtgtatatatacaacctTCTctggtatatataaatgtgtgtgtgtgtgtgtactcccTTTTctggtatatatctatatataaatgtgtgtgtgtgtgtgtgtgtatacaccctTTTTTGGtatatatctagatataaatatatgtgtgtgtgtatacaccctTTTTTGGtatatatctagatataaatatatgtgtgtgtgtattcaccCTTCTCtggtatatatctacagtatatataaatatgtgtgtgtgtatatatacaacctTCTCTGGTATATATAtaaatgcgtgtgtatgtatatatatatatatatatatatatatatatatatatatatatatatatatatatatatatatatatatacacatacacacacacacatacatacacacccttctCTAGTATACATCTAGATATAAACCCACTGGCTTACAGCACTGCAGGAGATGACTGACACACTTACTCTATACCGAGGTCCACCTCTGGGATACCGCTCAGCATCTGGTTGGACAACATCTCTTCGGTCTTTTTGGCAGATGAGATATTGATGTTGTCGGGCAGCTCATACAAACAATCTTCTGCACTCTTAGGCTTGACTTTTTTCTCTTCGTTTTCCACAATGCCTTTCCGTTTCTTTAGCTCCGTCTCTATGTACTTCATCCTGAGGATTAGCAAATAAAGAATTACATAATTATCGGCTCATCGGTAATACAACAAGGCATTCCTGTGCCAAAACCACAGCATCAATAAGTCGCATCTTGTTTTTAATGGGGAcacaaatacaataataatattaaatgtaataGAATGACGGTAAATTCAGTTACATAAAAAACGGGTGACGAGTTTACAATTAATGATAAACACATAATTATGTCAATTAACTTATTCTGTGAGTAGCTGGACACTAAGCCTAGCTCAATTATATTTTAACAACCAAATCAAGGATCAAAGATTGAATTTAACATAATAAAATtctataacattttctttttgctcttttatGATTCTGTAATCTGAAACGCAGGGTAAATATTTAATGTGCTTTCATAAAGGAAACAATGTGACGTAAAAACAGTTTAcattttagttaaagggccatgaaaccaaaggtatttatttcatgatgcagacagaacatagttttaaacaactttccaattgacttctgatatctaatgtgcttcattgtcttgttattctttgttgaagagatatctagataggtagagtacACATGGCTggcgcactacatgacaggaaattgtgctgccatctagtgttcttgctaatgtataacattagtactacatgacaggaaatagtgctgccatctagtgctcttgctaatgtataacattagtgctacatgacagtaaatagtgctgccatctagtgctcttgctaatgtataacattagtgctacatgacaggaaatagtgctgccatctagtgctcttgctcatgtataacattagtactacatgacaggaaatagtgctgccatctagtgctcttgctaatgtatcacattgtagtactacatgacaggaaatagtgctgccatctagtgctcttgctaatgtatcacattgtagtactacatgacaggaaatagtgctgccatctagtgctcttgctaatgtataacattagtactacatgacaggaaatagtgctgccatctagtgctcttgctaatgtataacattagtactacatgacaggaaatagtgctgccatcttgtgctcttgttaatgtataacattagtactgcatgacaggaaatagtgctgccatctagtgctcttgctaatgtataacattagtactgcatgacaggaaatagtgctgccatctagtgctcttgctaatgtataacattagtactgcatgacaggaaatagtgctgccatctagtgctcttgctaatgtataacattagtactgcatgacaggaaatagtgctgccatctagtgctcttgctaatgtataacattagtactacatgacaggaaatagtgctgccatctagtgctcttgctaatgtataacattagtactacatgacaggaaatagtgctgccatctagtgctcttgctaatgtataacattagtactacatgacaggaaatagtgctgccatctagtgctcttgctaatgtataacattagtactacatgacaggaaatagtgctgccatctagtgctcttgctaatgtataacattagtactacatgacaggaaatagtgctgccatctagtgctcttgctaatgtatcacattgtagtactacatgacaggaaatagtgctgccatctagtgctcttgctaatgtatcacattgtagtactacatgacaggaaatagtgctgccctctagtgctcttgctaatgtataacattagtactacatgacaggaaatatggtgctgccctctagtgctcttgctaatgtataacattagtactacatgacaggaaatagtgctgccatctagtgctcttgctaatgtataacattagtgctacatgacagtaaatagtgctgccatctagtgctcttgctaatgtataacattagtgctacatgacaggaaatagtgctgccatctagtgctcttgctaatgtataacattagtgctgcatgacaggaaatagtgctgccatcttgtgctcttgctaatgtataacattagtactgcatgacaggaaatagtgctgccatctagtgctcttgctcatggataacattagtactacatgacaggaaatagcgctgccatctagtgctcttgctcatggataacattagtactacatgacaggaaatagcgctgccatctagtgctcttgctaatgtataacattagtactacataacaggaaatagtgctgccatctagtgctcttgctaatgtataacattagtacttcatgacaggaaatagtgctgccatctagtgctcttgctcatgtataacattagtactacatgacagtaaatagtgctgccatctagtgctcttgttaatgtataacattagtactacatgacaggaaatagtgctgccatctagtgctcttgctaatgtataacattagtactacatgacaggaaatagtgctgccatctagtgctcttgctaatgtataacattagtactacatgacaggaaatagtgctgccatctagtgctcttgctaatgtataacattagtactacatgacaggaaatagtgctgccatctagtgctcttgctaatgtataacattagtactacatgacaggaaatagtgctgccatctagtgctcttgctaatgtatcacattgtagtactacatgacaggaaatagtgctgccatctagtgctcttgctaatgtatcacattgtagtactacatgacaggaaatagtgctgccctctagtgctcttgctaatgtataacattagtactacatgacaggaaatatggtgctgccctctagtgctcttgctaatgtataacattagtactacatgacaggaaatagtgctgccatctagtgctcttgctaatgtataacattagtgctacatgacagtaaatagtgctgccatctagtgctcttgctaatgtataacattagtgctacatgacaggaaatagtgctgccatctagtgctcttgctaatgtataacattagtgctgcatgacaggaaatagtgctgccatcttgtgctcttgctaatgtataacattagtactgcatgacaggaaatagtgctgccatctagtgctcttgctcatggataacattagtactacatgacaggaaatagcgctgccatctagtgctcttgctcatggataacattagtactacatgacaggaaatagcgctgccatctagtgctcttgctaatgtataacattagtactacataacaggaaatagtgctgccatctagtgctcttgctaatgtataacattagtacttcatgacaggaaatagtgctgccatctagtgctcttgctcatgtataacattagtactacatgacagtaaatagtgctgccatctagtgctcttgttaatgtataacattagtactacatgacaggaaatagtgctgccatctagtgctcttgctaatgtataacattagtactacatgacaggaaatagtgctgccatctagtgctctggctaatgtacaacattagcactacataacaggaaatagtgctgccgccatctagtgctcttgctaatgtataacattagtactacataacaggaaatagtgctgccgtctagtgctcttgctaatgtataacattagtactacatgacaggaaatagtgctgccttctagtgctcttgttaatgtataacattagtactacatgacaggaaatagtgctgccatctagtgctctggctaatgtacaacattagcactacataacaggaaatagtgctgccatcccccaaggcagaacatacagtgatctgagaagtcatcgcagaaaatgcagcatatctgcagaaagaacagaacccaTGCAAGAACAGTTAGacttagtgctttaactttgcagctctactcttcaaacagagctgtgttctGGTTGCACTGTTTAAGTGTTCCAGTGCATCAAgagaaaagtgctgtttgaagttaacAGACAAATATGCAGTAGCACTGTAAAGCAACAGTGCATTGATTATTAACTAGCTTTTTCAAAcactcccctagcctttcccagtctgcaaagctgtttgttctgaatgCAAGACGTTCATATGAGcattgcacctttttattactacatttctatgttagaccaagagaaagggaaacaaatttattcaagacatttcataatttagtttgtctgcagctaatttgcagtgcaattttcaactactgtgcTAGATTATAAAacgttaaaaattattttattctttagttaaccaacacattgcaattgaactggtgctttagtgtaactgcctaatttaaaattgaattttatttaaaaataacctgcagaaaatgtttcactaaaaaaatctcattgcagaaaatgaaaaaaaattctgcctctgggctgccatctagtgctcttgctaatgtataacattagtactacataacaggaaatagtgctgccgtctagtgctcttgctaatgtataacattagtactacatgacaggaaatagtgctgccatctagtgctcttgctaatgtataacattagtactacataacaggaatagtgctgccgtctagtgctcttgctaatgtataacattagtgctatatgacaggaaatagcgctgccgtctagtgctcttgctaatgtataacattagtactacatgacaggaaatagtgctgccatctagtgctcttgctaatgtataacattagtactacataacaggaatagtgctgccgtctagtgctcttgctaatgtataacattagtgctatatgacaggaaatagcgctgccgtctagtgctcttgctaatgtataacattagtactacataacaggaatagtgctgccgtctagtgctcttgctaatgtataacattagtactacatgacaggaaatagtgctgccgtctagtgctcttgctaatgtataacattagtactacatgacaggaaatagtgctgccatctagtgctcttgctaatgtataacattagtactacataacaggaatagtgctgccgtctagtgctcttgctaatgtataacattagtgctatatgacaggaaatagcgctgccgtctagtgctcttgctaatgtataacattagtactacataacaggaaatagtgctgccgtctagtgctcttgctaatgtataacattcttgcaaaactgcttcagaAACCCCTGAGCTTTCatgtctgcttttcaataaaggataacaagaaaataaagaaaatatgatcatagaagtaaatcggaaagttgtttaaaattatatactatgtctgaatcatgaaagaaacaaaaagagtTTTATACCAAACACAACAGCATCAGCTGTGTACTTCCAAGTAATGCTGATTAGCCAACAGGTTCTTTTTACTATAGCTCACTGGCTAGTAGGTAACGCCCTCACGGGCCAGTAGGTGCATGCCCTCACGGGATAGTAGGTGCACGCCCTCACGGGATAGTAGGTGCACAGGCTCACGGGATAGTAGGTGCACGGGCTCAAGGGATAGTAGGTGTACGCCCTCACGGGATAGTAGGTGCACGGGCTAGTAGGTGCACAGGCTCATGGGCTAGTAGGTGCACGGGTGCACGGGCTAGTAGGTGCAGGCGCTCAAGGGATAGTAGGTGCAGGCGCTCACCGGCTAGTAGGTGCAGACGCTCACCGGCTAGTAGGTGCAGGCGCTCACCGGCTAGTAGGTGCAGGCGCTCACCGGCTAGTAGGTGCAGGCGCTCACCGGCTAGTAGGTGCAGGCGCTCACCGGCTAGTAGGTGCAGGCGCTCACCGGCTAGTAGGTGCAGGCGCTCACCGGCTAGTAGGTGCAGGCGCTCACCGGCTAGTAGGTGCAGGCGCTCACCGGCTAGTAGGTGCACGCGCTCACCGGCTAGTAGGTGCACGTGCTCACCGGCTAGTAGGTGCACGCGCTCACCGGCTAGTAGGTGCACGCGCTCACCGGCTAGTAGGTGCACGCGCTAGTAGGTACACATGCTCACTAAGCCTATAAACAATGAGAATTATCAGGAAATACCTATTAGCCAACGAGCGCCATTAGGAAGTACTTGGTGGGTACTGCTGTATTGATTTAACTTTAAAAGTACTTTTACTTAAATATTTTCCCCATAAAAGATTGtgatgtttcatatagataacagagTTTGAGAAGACAGAAGTGAGAAGGAACAGATCTAGTCTAGTACTTCTGTCTATTTCCCTACAGGAATATAATGCTATTTGCAGAGTTTTGCTACAGCACAAACTATGAAGACCCTGCAGAAGCGTATCACTCACACGCTACTCTATATATCATCTGCTCCATACCTCCCAGGAACTAGCAACTTACATATCAGCATCTTCATCCCGTCTATTGGTCTCTGCTGAGAATGACGTTCCCAAATTCAGGTCTTCCTCTTCTCCAAGCCTAAAACACAGAATAGAATCAGTTTCTGATGCACAAacattatctatataaaatatatacaacacaaaAATTCTAAAAATGTCGGTGCGTTTACAAGAAAGCCAAATCATTTTCACATACTTATCCTTGGCACGATGGTCCTTCAGCATTTTCATGTCTACCATGCCTCCGGATTTAATCTTGAAAGGATCATCCTGTATAACAGAAATGATTAAAGTCTAATTTACTTTAACTACACAGCATCCTATTTCTGATCACCAGTCGCCGTAAACTTACCACTGACGTCTCCTCCTCTGGCAACGTCTCGCCCACCAATAGGGCAGCAGCACTGAAAATGCAAAGATAAAATCAAGAACTATATACTATACGTAAGGTAAGATATGGCTTACGTCTCCTCCTCTGGCAACGTCTCGCCCACCAATAGGGCAGCAGCACTGAAAATGCAAAGATAAAATCAAGAACTATATACTATACGTAAGGTAAGATATGGCTTATTTTGCAAGAGtgttcatgattatgtccctttaaaaagggacatgaaacccagaaattttctttcataattcagaaataacatactaatttaaacaactttccattgtacttcaattatcaattttgcttcattcttttggtattctttattgaaggggcagcaatgcaccactgggagacaGCTGAACACGTCACAAAGCCAATGACCAgatgcatatatatgtgcagccaatcagcagctagctcccacctctgtatgcttttcaacttaggataccaagagaacgaagttaATTAGCTAATaacagtaaactgaaaagttgtttagagTTGaaagttctatttgaatcataaaaccaTGTCCCTTGAGTGTACTAAGTCTTCTTGTAGGAAACTATCTCTTACCTCACTCCATTTTGCCGCTTTCTCAGACTCTGCACTTCTTTGGCTTCAAGAAGTTTCagtctgtaaataaaaacaaatattaagatgGAACCTGAACCAACGCCTGTATATTTATAAAGCAATATCAGGAGTTGCCAGACTTAATGGTGAGAACAGAGAGGACACCGTCTGATTTTGTTGCATGTTCCAGTTCAGCTACATTCTAGTTTTTCTTTGTTGTGGTGAAGAAATGAACGGACTCTCATCCTCTGTTCCTGCTACGTTTGTTCATTTACTTAATTATTTTACAGAAGACTGGAGAagcagtgtgacaataataatattacatagagaagcagtgtgacaataataatatcATATAGAGAAGCAGTGAGACAATAATAATATCATATAGAGAAGCAGTGCGACAATAATAATATCATATAGAGAAGCAGTGAGACAATAATAATATCACATAGAGAagcagtgtgacaataataatatcatatagagaagcagtgtgacaataataatatcACATAGAGAAGCAATGTGACAATAATAATATCATATAGAGAagcagtgtgacaataataatatcACAGAGAAGCAGTGTGACAATAATATCACATAGAGAagcagtgtgacaataataatattACATAGAGAAGCAATGTGACAATAATAATATCACATAGAGAagcagtgtgacaataataata is a genomic window containing:
- the C12H9orf78 gene encoding splicing factor C9orf78 homolog encodes the protein MPAGKNFRRRRASSSDEEEEEDAVTREVRLKLLEAKEVQSLRKRQNGVSAAALLVGETLPEEETSVDDPFKIKSGGMVDMKMLKDHRAKDKLGEEEDLNLGTSFSAETNRRDEDADMMKYIETELKKRKGIVENEEKKVKPKSAEDCLYELPDNINISSAKKTEEMLSNQMLSGIPEVDLGIEAKIKNIIFTEEAKARFLAEQQNKKKDKQTSFVPTNMAVNYVQHNRFYQEDVNTPMRRHKEEPKPRPLRVGDTEKPEPERSPPNRKRPSNEKATDDYHYEKFKKMNRRY